One Pseudomonas sp. FP1742 genomic window carries:
- a CDS encoding LacI family DNA-binding transcriptional regulator, giving the protein MTSVKDVAQLAGVSLMTVSRALNTPEKLSPETLQRVRRAIDELQFVPSLSARRMRGDNLQSRTIGVFALDTATTPFAVELLLSIEQTAQQAGWNVFILNLLSNPPTDQNIDLMLSHRPDGLIFSAMGFRHVSIPERLKSKPLVLANCLADDSRLISYVPDDEAGQYRAVHHALSQGYRRPLCINLPKQSLAWGLRQEGLQRACQAFGLAPDALLQYDLSDHDAYGETAGILDRHIIEGRPQFDILICGNDRIAFCAYQLLLGRGLKIPDDVAVLGYDNMIGIAELFIPPLTTVQLPYYEIGRKATRHLIEALEVEGAQPVDCPLVVRASL; this is encoded by the coding sequence ATGACTTCAGTCAAAGACGTTGCACAACTGGCCGGCGTGTCCCTGATGACGGTTTCTCGAGCGCTCAACACCCCGGAAAAACTGAGCCCCGAAACCCTTCAGCGGGTGCGTCGCGCCATCGACGAATTGCAATTCGTACCGAGCCTGTCGGCGCGCAGAATGCGCGGCGACAATCTCCAGTCGCGCACCATCGGCGTGTTCGCGCTGGACACCGCAACCACACCGTTCGCGGTGGAACTGCTGCTGTCCATCGAGCAGACCGCGCAGCAGGCGGGCTGGAATGTCTTCATCCTTAACCTGTTGAGCAACCCGCCCACCGACCAGAACATCGACCTGATGTTGTCGCACCGGCCCGACGGGTTGATCTTCAGCGCCATGGGCTTTCGCCACGTCAGCATTCCCGAGCGCTTGAAGAGCAAACCCCTGGTGCTCGCCAATTGCCTGGCCGATGACAGTCGCCTGATCAGTTATGTGCCGGACGACGAAGCCGGGCAGTATCGCGCCGTACATCATGCGTTGAGCCAGGGTTATCGGCGCCCGCTGTGTATCAATCTGCCCAAACAGAGCCTGGCCTGGGGCCTGCGACAAGAAGGCTTGCAGCGCGCCTGTCAGGCATTCGGGCTGGCGCCTGACGCGCTCCTGCAATACGACCTTTCCGATCATGACGCCTATGGTGAAACCGCAGGCATCCTCGACCGGCACATCATTGAGGGTCGTCCGCAATTCGACATTCTGATCTGTGGCAACGACCGCATTGCGTTTTGTGCCTATCAGCTGCTGCTGGGCCGTGGTCTGAAAATTCCCGACGATGTCGCGGTGCTCGGCTACGACAACATGATCGGTATCGCTGAACTGTTCATCCCGCCGCTGACCACGGTGCAACTGCCGTACTACGAAATCGGTCGCAAGGCCACCCGGCACCTGATCGAAGCCCTTGAAGTAGAAGGCGCGCAGCCGGTTGATTGTCCGTTGGTGGTCCGGGCGTCGCTATGA
- a CDS encoding ABC transporter ATP-binding protein yields MIKLKLDNVNKQLGGMRILRDVSLEIAAGEFVVFVGPSGCGKSTLLRLIAGLDSICAGDLLIDGRRVNDLEPRERGVGMVFQSYALYPHMSVYDNISFGLKLAKTEKTSLRERVLKTAKILQLDKLLQRKPKELSGGQRQRVAMGRAMAREPDILLFDEPLSNLDASLRVQMRNEIARLHDRLGSTMIYVTHDQVEAMTLADKIVVLNGGRVEQVGSPRDLYERPASQFVAGFLGSPRMNFLAVRLQAPGETSLVDSPVLGMTSLPFDSSNLAAGTLLSLGIRPEQVSLKAAQGTAGIVVTAVEYLGSETYVHLETGQDEPLICRCEVNAGWQAGDRVELQLDLDNLHLFDADGTALKRHAVESVPLRSARAGAL; encoded by the coding sequence GTGATCAAGTTGAAACTGGACAACGTGAATAAACAATTAGGCGGCATGCGGATTTTGCGCGACGTCAGCCTGGAGATCGCGGCGGGTGAATTCGTGGTGTTCGTCGGCCCTTCGGGCTGCGGAAAATCGACCCTGCTGCGCCTGATCGCCGGACTCGATTCGATCTGCGCCGGCGACCTGCTGATCGACGGGCGTCGGGTCAACGACCTGGAGCCGCGCGAGCGTGGCGTCGGCATGGTGTTTCAGTCTTATGCGCTGTACCCGCACATGAGCGTCTACGACAACATCAGTTTTGGCCTGAAGCTGGCCAAGACCGAAAAAACCAGCCTGCGCGAGCGGGTGCTGAAAACCGCGAAAATCCTGCAACTGGACAAACTGCTGCAACGCAAGCCAAAGGAACTGTCCGGCGGGCAGCGTCAGCGTGTGGCCATGGGCAGAGCGATGGCGCGGGAACCGGACATTTTGTTGTTCGATGAGCCGCTCTCCAACCTGGATGCGTCCTTGCGGGTGCAGATGCGCAACGAAATCGCCCGGCTGCATGATCGACTGGGCTCGACCATGATCTACGTCACCCACGACCAGGTGGAAGCGATGACCCTGGCCGACAAAATTGTCGTGCTCAATGGCGGTCGCGTCGAGCAGGTCGGCTCCCCGCGTGACCTTTATGAACGTCCGGCCAGCCAGTTTGTCGCCGGTTTCCTCGGCTCACCAAGAATGAACTTTTTGGCGGTGCGCCTGCAGGCGCCAGGCGAAACCAGCCTGGTCGACAGCCCCGTCCTGGGTATGACATCCCTGCCCTTCGACAGCTCGAATCTGGCGGCAGGCACGTTGCTGAGCCTGGGCATTCGTCCGGAACAGGTATCGCTCAAGGCGGCGCAGGGAACTGCCGGCATCGTCGTCACCGCGGTCGAATACCTGGGCAGCGAAACCTATGTGCACCTGGAGACTGGTCAGGACGAGCCGCTGATCTGTCGCTGCGAAGTCAACGCCGGATGGCAGGCGGGTGATCGGGTCGAGCTGCAACTGGACCTCGACAACCTGCACTTGTTCGACGCCGACGGCACGGCCTTGAAGCGCCACGCCGTTGAAAGCGTCCCTCTGCGCTCGGCACGAGCAGGCGCCCTATGA
- a CDS encoding carbohydrate ABC transporter permease: MSPRLLKKALLRLGFWCLIGVLLLYAVFPFYYAIVTSLKPSSALFEVSYWIKKPDFSNYAVVLNQASFLRAIGNSLVVALCVVTLALFLSLTAAYALGRVKFRGRGTVLMMVLGVSMFPQVAVLSGLFEVIRALGLYNTSWALILSYTIFTLPFTVWVLTTFMGQLPHELEEAAIMDGASPWVALTRVLLPLLWPALVTTGLLAFIAAWNEFLFALTFTLTDTQRTVPVAIALISGGSPHELPWGLLMAASVVVTVPLVILVLIFQRRIVSGLTTGALKG, encoded by the coding sequence ATGAGCCCGCGACTACTGAAAAAAGCGCTGTTGCGTCTCGGGTTCTGGTGCCTGATCGGGGTGTTGCTGTTGTATGCGGTGTTCCCCTTCTACTACGCCATTGTCACGTCGCTGAAGCCGTCCAGCGCCTTGTTCGAGGTGAGCTACTGGATCAAAAAACCCGACTTCTCCAATTACGCGGTGGTGCTCAACCAAGCCTCATTCCTGCGGGCTATCGGTAATTCGCTGGTGGTTGCGCTGTGCGTGGTGACGCTGGCGTTGTTCCTCAGCCTGACTGCCGCTTATGCCTTGGGCCGGGTCAAGTTCCGCGGGCGCGGCACGGTGTTGATGATGGTCCTCGGGGTGTCGATGTTCCCTCAGGTCGCGGTGCTGTCGGGGCTGTTCGAGGTGATCCGCGCCCTGGGCCTGTACAACACGTCCTGGGCGTTGATCCTCAGCTACACGATTTTCACCCTGCCCTTCACCGTCTGGGTGCTGACCACATTCATGGGCCAACTGCCCCATGAACTGGAAGAAGCGGCAATCATGGATGGTGCATCGCCCTGGGTCGCGCTGACCCGAGTGCTGTTGCCGCTGCTCTGGCCCGCCCTGGTCACCACTGGCTTGTTGGCCTTCATCGCCGCATGGAACGAGTTCCTATTTGCCCTGACCTTCACCCTCACCGACACCCAGCGCACGGTGCCGGTGGCCATCGCCCTGATTTCCGGCGGCAGCCCCCACGAGTTGCCTTGGGGGCTGTTGATGGCGGCATCGGTGGTGGTCACCGTCCCATTGGTGATTCTGGTGCTGATCTTCCAGCGCCGAATCGTTTCCGGTCTCACTACCGGCGCGTTAAAGGGTTGA
- a CDS encoding carbohydrate ABC transporter permease: protein MSVSTTHAPCDELLLTRETPVQRRRVRAAWLFLTPMLLCLALVAAWPLLRTFWFSLTDANLADTAGGTFVGLSNYLFHNGSSWSGILVDPQWWNAVRNTLHFTVVSVGLEVVLGLLVALLLNIKFTGRALVRALILIPWAIPTIVSAKIWSWMLNDQFGIINHLMLSLGLIDAPLAWTADADLSMWAVIIVDVWKTVPFVTLLMLAALQMLPGDCYEAARVDGIHPLKVFWRVTLPLLMPALLVAAIFRILDSLRVFDVIYVLTSNSSSTMSMSVYARQHLVEFQDVGYGSAASTLLFLVVAVIAMLYLYLGRRQLEVRS, encoded by the coding sequence ATGTCTGTCTCTACTACCCATGCCCCCTGTGACGAGCTCCTGCTCACCAGGGAAACGCCGGTACAGCGTCGCCGAGTACGCGCCGCCTGGCTGTTTCTGACACCGATGCTGCTGTGTCTGGCCCTGGTGGCGGCCTGGCCGCTGCTGCGGACATTCTGGTTCAGCCTGACCGACGCCAACCTGGCGGACACTGCTGGCGGCACCTTCGTCGGCTTGAGCAATTATCTGTTCCACAACGGCTCCAGCTGGTCGGGCATTCTGGTCGATCCGCAATGGTGGAACGCGGTGCGCAACACCTTGCATTTCACCGTGGTGTCGGTGGGGCTGGAGGTCGTCCTCGGGCTGCTGGTGGCGCTATTGCTGAACATCAAGTTCACCGGCCGCGCCCTGGTGCGGGCGTTGATTCTGATTCCGTGGGCGATTCCGACCATTGTCTCGGCGAAGATCTGGTCCTGGATGCTCAACGACCAGTTCGGCATCATCAATCACCTGATGCTCAGCCTCGGCCTGATTGACGCCCCCCTGGCCTGGACCGCCGATGCGGACCTGTCGATGTGGGCGGTGATCATCGTCGACGTCTGGAAGACCGTGCCTTTTGTCACGCTGCTGATGCTGGCGGCCTTGCAGATGTTGCCCGGCGATTGCTACGAAGCCGCCAGGGTCGATGGCATTCATCCGCTGAAAGTGTTCTGGCGCGTCACGCTGCCACTGCTGATGCCCGCGCTGCTGGTAGCGGCGATCTTCCGCATCCTCGATTCACTGCGGGTGTTCGACGTGATCTATGTGCTGACCTCGAACTCGTCGAGCACCATGAGCATGTCGGTGTATGCCCGCCAACACCTGGTGGAGTTCCAGGACGTCGGTTACGGCAGCGCGGCCTCGACCCTGCTGTTTCTGGTGGTTGCGGTGATTGCCATGCTTTATCTCTACCTCGGACGCCGTCAACTGGAGGTCCGGTCATGA
- a CDS encoding glycoside hydrolase family 32 protein has product MTVSLNTMSAPMSSVLELAQDALADGLSRVIHDYRPAYHLAPPAGWMNDPNGVVFFRGEYHVFYQHHPFDAKWGPMYWGHAKSADLVHWQHLPIALAPGDDFDRDGCFSGSAVVCGDTLALIYTGHTWLKGVGDESSIRQVQCLATSVDGIRFVKHGAVIETAPQDAIMHFRDPKVWQEDDYWYLIAGARLGDQPLLPLYRSTDLHAWEFLDYVASGSEGDGYMWECPDLFRLNGRDVLLYSPQGMQPQGYERLNKYQTGYRVGQLDSQWHFTGGPFIELDNGHDFYAAQTLVAADGRRLVWAWLDMWESPMPSQAHHWCGMLGLPRELELHDDRLCVYPARELTALRQAPLPGTSWWDGSGARWVPEVHGDRLEIHVHLDLLGCTDGHLGIALRCSDEGDEETLLYYDAALQRLVLDRSRSGAQVTGQRSVPIDPTQERLALRVFLDRSSIEVFDENGGFSLSSRLYPRPDSLGVKLVASGGGGRVRIPGAWPLASGWL; this is encoded by the coding sequence ATGACTGTGTCGTTGAATACCATGAGCGCTCCTATGTCCTCTGTCCTTGAGCTTGCGCAGGACGCGTTGGCTGACGGCCTGTCGCGGGTCATCCACGATTACCGCCCCGCCTATCATCTTGCCCCACCGGCGGGCTGGATGAACGACCCTAACGGGGTGGTGTTCTTTCGCGGCGAGTATCACGTGTTCTATCAACACCACCCCTTCGACGCGAAATGGGGCCCGATGTATTGGGGGCATGCCAAGAGCGCCGACCTGGTCCATTGGCAGCATCTGCCGATTGCCCTGGCGCCCGGCGATGACTTCGACCGCGACGGCTGTTTTTCCGGGAGCGCGGTGGTGTGTGGAGACACCTTGGCGCTGATCTACACCGGGCACACCTGGCTGAAGGGCGTGGGTGACGAAAGCTCGATCCGTCAAGTCCAGTGCCTGGCCACCAGTGTCGACGGCATCCGTTTCGTCAAGCATGGCGCGGTCATCGAGACCGCGCCGCAAGACGCGATCATGCACTTTCGTGACCCCAAGGTCTGGCAGGAAGATGACTATTGGTACCTGATAGCGGGCGCACGCCTGGGCGATCAACCGCTGCTGCCGCTGTACCGTTCCACGGATCTGCATGCCTGGGAGTTCCTCGACTACGTGGCCAGCGGCAGCGAGGGCGACGGCTATATGTGGGAGTGCCCGGATCTGTTCCGCCTGAACGGGCGCGATGTGTTGCTGTACTCCCCCCAAGGCATGCAACCCCAGGGTTACGAACGGCTCAACAAATACCAGACCGGTTATCGAGTGGGCCAACTCGACAGCCAATGGCACTTCACCGGCGGGCCTTTTATCGAACTGGATAACGGCCACGATTTCTATGCCGCGCAAACGCTGGTGGCCGCCGATGGTCGACGCCTGGTGTGGGCGTGGCTCGACATGTGGGAAAGCCCGATGCCGAGCCAGGCCCATCATTGGTGCGGCATGCTCGGTTTGCCACGCGAACTTGAACTGCATGACGATCGCCTTTGCGTGTATCCGGCACGGGAGCTCACCGCTCTGCGCCAGGCGCCATTGCCGGGTACGTCCTGGTGGGATGGCTCGGGGGCCCGGTGGGTGCCGGAAGTGCATGGCGACAGGCTCGAAATCCATGTGCATCTGGATCTGCTCGGGTGCACCGATGGGCACTTGGGAATCGCCTTGCGTTGCAGTGACGAGGGTGATGAAGAAACCTTGCTCTACTACGATGCGGCGCTGCAGCGTCTGGTGCTGGACCGCAGCCGTTCGGGCGCGCAAGTCACCGGTCAGCGCAGTGTGCCGATAGACCCGACACAAGAGCGGCTGGCGCTGCGTGTGTTCCTTGATCGCTCGTCCATCGAGGTGTTCGACGAAAACGGGGGCTTCAGCCTCAGCAGCCGTCTCTATCCGCGGCCCGACAGTCTGGGAGTGAAGCTTGTGGCAAGCGGCGGTGGCGGGCGCGTCCGCATTCCAGGAGCGTGGCCTCTGGCCTCGGGATGGCTGTGA